In one window of Kitasatospora sp. MMS16-BH015 DNA:
- a CDS encoding aminotransferase class I/II-fold pyridoxal phosphate-dependent enzyme: protein MARADGRPGMTGPAGPPAPEREVTPSRGITPSRDVTPDRDVAVVGMACRFPGARDLNQYWRLLTDPAPQFGPIPDSRWRAAAFRSEDFRDNAAGYTDTMALLPEVGHFDAAHYGIPPRRAKSMDPQHRLLIDLAREAVQDAGWEVAGFDREETSVITSLTESGYRDISAMRIRVRQLAGGEFGARAPAGLAEAARAVDGLQGTSVAGLLLNMGPSTVSSVLDLHGESYSLDSACSGGLLAVANAVHALRAGRCRIALAGGAQLVLTPDLLVGLCRIGAISRSGRCLPFGREADGFVLGEGAGMLVLRPLAEAVAAGDRVYAVIRGVGTANDGTVQGGMHPQAAGQLRALRRAYRDAGLHPGGVGYLEAHGTGTTVGDPVELEVLRSLRGERPAPAHLGAVKAVVGHSLNAAGLAGLIKTVLTVHHGLIPPQPAFAPAADPALVAAGLTIPTVPTPWLADGPRRAGVSAFGFGGTGVHLVLEEHPAAPATPAPGRYLLPLTARDLPGLARHARALAETLATDQPPLPSVAATLATRTPLTEHLTIEAGDTAEAIRRLHAVADALTTGRPAPDTVPAATAPTAAPPVRAPLCTLPPSPLAPRHHWVVAAEARELGTAPTPAPDPTATAPMSSSPTTTVLEEVSRTGVFPLSDLGGALELVADLGFDSLMLQELSAGLARRIPGFPAEEVYRPGLTVDRLLALADPGAPRPAVAPGPVLPRQRDAAWAGGGLDDLPELREFETRLGRVTGSGAAYPYFRVHRGTIRGTTHVDGREYLSFGSYNYLGLSGHPAVNEAVHRAVERYGTSVSASRVLSGERELTVRLERALAEFLGVPDCLTLVSGHATNVTAIGHLVGPGDLVLHDALAHDSILQGCLLSGAARRPFAHNDTAQLEHLLRLNRHRFRRVLIAVEGAYSMDGDLVDLPAVVELKQRYGALLMVDEAHSIGTVGATGRGVGEHFGVERSGVDLWMGTLSKAFASCGGYLGGSARAIRWLRHTLPGFVYSVGLTPANAAAALAATELIEREPGRILALRRNAELFLDRARAAGLRTGAGAGTPIVPVLLGDSARTLQVADRLYRRGVIADPIFHPAVEEGLSRLRFFVTADHHPESIREAVAVVAEEVAATRV, encoded by the coding sequence GTGGCGCGAGCGGACGGCCGGCCCGGCATGACCGGCCCGGCCGGGCCCCCGGCTCCGGAGCGGGAGGTCACGCCGAGCCGGGGCATCACGCCGAGCCGGGACGTAACGCCGGACCGGGACGTCGCCGTGGTCGGGATGGCCTGCCGCTTCCCCGGCGCGCGGGACCTCAACCAGTACTGGCGGCTGCTCACCGACCCCGCACCGCAGTTCGGCCCGATCCCGGATTCGCGCTGGCGGGCGGCCGCCTTCCGCAGCGAGGACTTCCGGGACAACGCCGCCGGCTACACCGACACCATGGCGCTGCTGCCCGAAGTGGGCCATTTCGACGCCGCGCACTACGGCATCCCGCCCCGGCGGGCCAAGTCGATGGACCCGCAGCACCGGCTGCTGATCGACCTGGCCCGGGAGGCGGTGCAGGACGCCGGCTGGGAGGTGGCCGGGTTCGACCGCGAGGAGACCTCGGTGATCACCTCGCTCACCGAGAGCGGGTACCGGGACATCAGCGCGATGCGGATCCGGGTCCGCCAGCTGGCCGGCGGCGAGTTCGGCGCCCGGGCCCCCGCCGGGCTGGCCGAGGCGGCCCGGGCGGTGGACGGCCTCCAGGGCACCTCGGTGGCCGGGCTGCTGCTCAACATGGGCCCCAGCACGGTCAGTTCGGTGCTCGACCTGCACGGCGAGAGCTACTCGCTGGATTCGGCCTGCTCGGGCGGGCTGCTCGCGGTGGCCAACGCGGTGCACGCGCTGCGGGCCGGCCGGTGCCGGATCGCCCTCGCGGGCGGCGCCCAACTCGTGCTCACCCCGGACCTGTTGGTGGGCCTCTGCCGGATCGGCGCGATCTCGCGCAGCGGCCGCTGCCTGCCGTTCGGCCGGGAGGCCGACGGGTTCGTGCTCGGCGAGGGGGCCGGGATGCTGGTGCTGCGACCGCTCGCCGAGGCGGTGGCGGCCGGCGACCGGGTCTACGCGGTGATCCGGGGCGTGGGCACCGCCAACGACGGCACCGTGCAGGGCGGCATGCACCCGCAGGCGGCGGGCCAGCTCCGCGCGCTGCGCCGGGCCTACCGGGACGCCGGCCTGCACCCCGGCGGCGTCGGCTACCTGGAGGCGCACGGCACCGGCACCACGGTGGGCGACCCGGTCGAGCTGGAGGTGCTCCGCTCCCTCCGGGGCGAGCGGCCCGCCCCCGCCCACCTGGGCGCCGTGAAGGCCGTGGTCGGCCACTCCCTCAACGCGGCCGGCCTGGCCGGCCTGATCAAGACCGTGCTGACCGTCCACCACGGCCTGATCCCGCCCCAGCCCGCCTTCGCCCCGGCCGCCGACCCCGCCCTCGTCGCGGCCGGCCTCACCATCCCCACCGTCCCGACCCCCTGGCTCGCCGACGGCCCCCGCCGCGCGGGGGTCAGCGCCTTCGGCTTCGGCGGCACCGGAGTCCACCTCGTCCTGGAGGAGCACCCGGCCGCCCCGGCCACCCCCGCCCCCGGCCGCTACCTCCTCCCCCTCACCGCCCGCGACCTCCCCGGCCTGGCCCGCCACGCCCGCGCCCTCGCCGAGACCCTCGCCACCGACCAGCCCCCGCTCCCCTCAGTGGCCGCCACCCTGGCCACCCGCACCCCCCTGACGGAACACCTGACCATCGAGGCGGGCGACACCGCCGAGGCGATCCGCAGACTCCACGCGGTCGCCGACGCCCTGACCACCGGCCGCCCGGCACCCGACACCGTGCCCGCAGCCACCGCGCCCACTGCCGCGCCGCCCGTCCGGGCACCGCTCTGCACCCTCCCCCCGAGCCCGCTCGCACCCCGGCACCACTGGGTGGTTGCCGCCGAAGCCCGCGAACTCGGCACCGCCCCCACCCCTGCTCCCGACCCGACAGCGACCGCGCCGATGTCCTCCTCCCCCACCACCACCGTCCTCGAAGAGGTCTCGCGGACCGGCGTCTTCCCCCTCTCCGACCTCGGCGGCGCCCTGGAGCTGGTCGCCGACCTCGGCTTCGACTCCCTGATGCTCCAGGAGCTCTCCGCCGGCCTGGCCCGCCGGATACCCGGCTTCCCCGCCGAGGAGGTGTACCGGCCCGGGCTGACCGTGGACCGGCTGCTCGCCCTGGCCGACCCGGGAGCGCCACGGCCGGCCGTGGCGCCCGGTCCGGTGCTGCCCCGGCAGCGCGACGCGGCGTGGGCCGGCGGCGGCCTGGACGACCTCCCGGAGCTGCGCGAGTTCGAGACGCGGCTGGGCCGGGTGACCGGGAGCGGGGCCGCGTACCCGTACTTCCGGGTGCACCGGGGGACCATCCGCGGCACCACCCATGTCGACGGCCGGGAGTACCTCTCCTTCGGCAGCTACAACTACCTGGGCCTGTCCGGCCATCCGGCCGTCAACGAGGCGGTGCACCGCGCGGTCGAGCGCTACGGCACCTCCGTCTCCGCCAGCCGGGTGCTCTCCGGGGAGCGCGAGCTGACGGTCCGGCTGGAGCGGGCGCTGGCCGAGTTCCTCGGGGTGCCGGACTGCCTGACCCTGGTGAGCGGGCACGCGACCAACGTGACCGCGATCGGGCACCTGGTCGGCCCGGGCGACCTGGTGCTGCACGACGCCCTCGCGCACGACAGCATCCTCCAGGGCTGCCTGCTCTCCGGCGCCGCCCGCCGCCCCTTCGCGCACAACGACACCGCCCAGCTGGAGCACCTGCTCCGGCTCAACCGGCACCGCTTCCGGCGGGTGCTGATCGCCGTCGAGGGCGCGTACAGCATGGACGGCGACCTGGTCGACCTGCCCGCCGTGGTCGAGCTCAAGCAGCGGTACGGGGCGCTGCTGATGGTGGACGAGGCGCACAGCATCGGCACGGTGGGGGCCACCGGCCGGGGCGTGGGCGAGCACTTCGGGGTGGAGCGGTCGGGGGTGGACCTCTGGATGGGCACGCTCTCCAAGGCCTTCGCCAGCTGCGGCGGCTACCTGGGCGGTTCGGCCCGGGCGATCCGCTGGCTGCGGCACACCCTGCCCGGCTTCGTCTACAGCGTGGGCCTCACCCCGGCCAACGCGGCGGCGGCGCTGGCCGCCACCGAGCTGATCGAGCGCGAGCCCGGCCGGATCCTGGCGCTGCGGCGCAACGCCGAGCTCTTCCTCGACCGGGCCCGGGCCGCCGGGCTGCGCACCGGGGCCGGCGCCGGCACCCCGATCGTGCCGGTGCTGCTCGGCGACTCCGCGCGGACCCTGCAGGTGGCCGACCGGCTCTACCGGCGCGGGGTGATCGCCGACCCGATCTTCCACCCGGCCGTGGAGGAGGGCCTCTCCCGGCTGCGCTTCTTCGTCACCGCCGACCACCACCCGGAGTCGATCCGCGAGGCGGTCGCGGTGGTCGCCGAGGAGGTGGCCGCCACCCGGGTCTGA
- a CDS encoding toxin, which yields MAARKGRAASQDRRGQLKKLRKDGSRRIAELGLPEVADVIELCAYLGAVRGRPITLVPMPMPASHPCGMWVAARDEDLIFYDANTTGAHQEHIILHELGHIICCHRGAGGLDEAGARLLFPNLDPDLVRDMLLRATYDDVQEQEAEIIAYLLSQRVGTPDPAGETGPEDGDGRAGLMERTLI from the coding sequence ATGGCCGCCCGGAAGGGCCGCGCGGCCTCCCAGGACCGGCGCGGTCAGCTGAAGAAGCTCCGCAAGGACGGCTCCCGCCGGATCGCCGAGCTGGGCCTGCCCGAGGTGGCCGACGTCATCGAGCTCTGCGCCTACCTGGGCGCCGTCCGGGGGCGCCCGATCACCCTGGTGCCGATGCCGATGCCCGCCTCGCACCCCTGCGGCATGTGGGTGGCCGCCCGGGACGAGGACCTGATCTTCTACGACGCCAACACCACCGGCGCGCACCAGGAGCACATCATCTTGCACGAGCTGGGCCACATCATCTGCTGCCACCGGGGCGCCGGCGGGCTGGACGAGGCTGGCGCCCGCCTGCTCTTCCCCAATCTCGACCCCGATCTGGTCCGCGACATGCTGCTGCGGGCCACCTACGACGACGTGCAGGAGCAGGAGGCCGAGATCATCGCCTACCTGCTCTCCCAGCGGGTCGGCACCCCCGACCCGGCCGGGGAGACCGGGCCGGAGGACGGCGACGGGCGGGCCGGCCTGATGGAGCGGACCCTGATCTGA
- a CDS encoding helix-turn-helix domain-containing protein, with the protein MAETDETGERAEGRVDDRAVLAVRLDNLFKSVRPKGRHWTNAEVAEELKRANPELKVGGVYLSQLRTGKRSNPSPELLSGLARFFGVSVAYFFDDQVAESVLGEVAAIEALRSAGVRAIAMRAAGMKKENLQAITAIMDQYRQLQGLPPVEDAGGEAERG; encoded by the coding sequence ATGGCTGAGACCGACGAGACCGGTGAGCGGGCCGAGGGCCGCGTGGACGACCGGGCGGTGCTCGCCGTACGACTGGACAACCTCTTCAAGTCGGTGCGCCCCAAGGGCCGGCACTGGACCAACGCCGAGGTGGCCGAGGAGCTCAAGCGGGCCAACCCCGAGCTCAAGGTCGGCGGGGTCTACCTCTCCCAGCTGCGCACCGGCAAGCGCTCCAACCCCTCTCCGGAGCTGCTGTCCGGCCTGGCCCGGTTCTTCGGCGTCTCGGTGGCCTACTTCTTCGACGACCAGGTGGCCGAGTCGGTGCTCGGCGAGGTGGCCGCGATCGAGGCGCTGCGCTCGGCCGGGGTGCGGGCGATCGCGATGCGGGCGGCCGGGATGAAGAAGGAGAACCTCCAGGCCATCACGGCCATCATGGACCAGTACCGGCAGCTCCAGGGGCTGCCGCCGGTGGAGGACGCGGGCGGGGAGGCGGAGCGGGGGTGA
- a CDS encoding MAB_1171c family putative transporter: MNLTRTLCFVIAALSSYAALVYRLGQVRRSWRDGAYRALLVTLVLQCLTFTMGAIAMGGGAFLGVGNLAILIMHVAAVAFCVSAQVILLRWALDAEEAARRGRYWLWAGAVLSVLLVVLFFVADGSGRPAEDFNSGSGSPLVLTYLLVFILSQAVPCLTIFRQCAAYLRMTENASLRQALRMLWVSAGILFLYCSARTVNILTAASGVDIGLWQLASNLFSAIGIVTLSLSLSISSWGPPVAKLLGWARSYRSYRALYPLWRDLYENSPDIALEPPGAAVSDLDYRLHRRVVEIRDGWRELRPYIERPAEPGDAEAAGQAQAEAAQIRLALRAKRTGTVPAASKDEGEFEDRDNDNFGAEVAWLTQVAAAYRRLSHVG, from the coding sequence TTGAACCTGACCAGAACGCTCTGTTTCGTCATCGCGGCGCTCTCCTCGTACGCCGCCCTCGTCTACCGGCTCGGGCAGGTGCGCCGCAGCTGGCGGGACGGCGCCTACCGGGCGCTGCTCGTCACGCTGGTGCTCCAGTGCCTGACCTTCACCATGGGTGCGATCGCCATGGGCGGGGGCGCCTTCCTCGGAGTGGGCAACCTCGCGATCCTGATCATGCACGTGGCCGCGGTGGCCTTCTGCGTCAGCGCGCAGGTGATCCTGCTGCGGTGGGCGCTGGACGCCGAGGAGGCGGCCCGCCGGGGCAGGTACTGGCTCTGGGCCGGGGCGGTGCTCTCGGTGCTGCTGGTGGTGCTGTTCTTCGTGGCGGACGGCTCCGGCCGGCCGGCCGAGGACTTCAACAGCGGCAGCGGCAGCCCGCTGGTGCTCACCTACCTGCTGGTGTTCATCCTCTCCCAGGCGGTGCCCTGCCTGACCATCTTCCGGCAGTGCGCCGCCTACCTGCGGATGACCGAGAACGCCTCGCTGCGCCAGGCGCTGCGGATGCTCTGGGTGTCGGCCGGGATCCTGTTCCTCTACTGCTCGGCGCGGACGGTCAACATCCTGACCGCGGCCTCCGGGGTGGACATCGGGCTCTGGCAGCTGGCCTCGAACCTCTTCAGTGCGATCGGCATCGTCACCCTCTCGCTCAGCCTGAGCATCTCCTCCTGGGGGCCGCCGGTCGCCAAGCTGCTGGGCTGGGCGCGGAGTTACCGTTCGTACCGGGCGCTCTACCCGCTCTGGCGGGACCTGTACGAGAACTCGCCGGACATCGCGCTGGAGCCGCCGGGCGCGGCGGTCTCCGACCTGGACTACCGGCTGCACCGGCGGGTGGTCGAGATCCGGGACGGCTGGCGGGAGTTGCGCCCGTACATCGAGCGTCCGGCGGAGCCGGGTGATGCCGAGGCGGCCGGGCAGGCGCAGGCCGAGGCGGCGCAGATCCGGCTGGCCCTCCGGGCCAAGCGCACCGGCACCGTGCCGGCGGCGAGCAAGGACGAGGGCGAGTTCGAGGACCGTGACAACGACAACTTCGGAGCCGAAGTCGCTTGGCTCACCCAGGTGGCCGCTGCCTACCGTAGACTGAGCCACGTGGGTTGA
- a CDS encoding TetR-like C-terminal domain-containing protein, protein MNVIKATARQLLGTVGAGQLSLEGVATAAGLPLAEVTAVFPHRDDLLTALLIDAYNASGEAMEQADDPAAPAGERLLAVTRALRAWAFANPGEFTLVYGSPVPGYHAPQTTVPPASRTPAVLAGIVRGALMAGELKPPARPLTGASLLLPEAVELFGGAPEGPFADLIERGIVFWSSLVGLLVFQVFSRTHDSVRDETAFFDYAVAVAAESVGLTVIPAETTG, encoded by the coding sequence ATGAATGTCATAAAGGCGACAGCACGTCAACTGTTGGGGACAGTGGGGGCGGGGCAGCTCTCGCTGGAGGGGGTGGCGACAGCGGCGGGTCTGCCGTTGGCCGAGGTGACGGCAGTCTTCCCGCACCGGGACGACCTCCTCACCGCCCTCCTGATCGACGCGTACAACGCCTCCGGTGAGGCGATGGAGCAGGCCGACGATCCGGCGGCTCCGGCCGGCGAGCGGCTGCTCGCCGTGACGCGGGCGCTGCGGGCCTGGGCCTTCGCCAACCCGGGGGAGTTCACCCTGGTGTACGGCTCGCCGGTGCCCGGCTACCACGCTCCGCAGACCACCGTGCCGCCGGCCTCGCGGACGCCCGCGGTGCTGGCGGGGATCGTCCGGGGCGCGCTGATGGCGGGCGAACTCAAGCCGCCGGCCCGGCCGTTGACGGGGGCCTCGCTGCTGCTGCCGGAGGCGGTGGAGCTGTTCGGCGGGGCGCCGGAGGGGCCGTTCGCGGACCTGATCGAGCGTGGGATCGTGTTCTGGAGCAGCCTGGTGGGGCTGCTGGTCTTCCAGGTGTTCAGCCGGACGCACGACAGCGTGCGTGACGAGACGGCCTTCTTCGACTACGCGGTCGCGGTGGCGGCGGAGTCCGTCGGCCTGACCGTGATACCCGCCGAGACGACGGGCTGA
- the thiE gene encoding thiamine phosphate synthase, which produces MAEARAQLADALLYLCTDARREQGDFAQFLDAVYAGGVDIVQLRDKALEAKQELEHLEILADAARRHGKLFSVNDRADVAHAARPQVLHLGQDDLPVPAARAILGEEILIGRSCHAESEVDTALTEPGVDYFCTGPVWPTPTKPGRHAPGLDLVRYAAASGTDRPWFAIGGIDLDNLDEVLAAGATRVVVVRAITAAEDPGAAAAALRSKL; this is translated from the coding sequence ATGGCCGAGGCGCGGGCGCAGCTCGCCGACGCCCTGCTCTACCTGTGCACCGACGCACGGCGCGAGCAGGGCGACTTCGCCCAGTTCCTGGACGCCGTCTACGCGGGCGGGGTCGACATCGTCCAGCTCCGCGACAAGGCCCTGGAGGCCAAGCAGGAGCTCGAGCACCTGGAGATCCTGGCCGACGCGGCCCGCCGCCACGGCAAGCTCTTCTCGGTCAACGACCGGGCCGACGTGGCCCACGCGGCCCGCCCGCAGGTGCTCCACCTCGGCCAGGACGACCTCCCCGTCCCGGCCGCCCGCGCCATCCTCGGCGAGGAGATCCTGATCGGCCGCTCCTGCCACGCCGAGTCGGAGGTCGACACGGCCCTGACCGAGCCCGGCGTCGACTACTTCTGCACCGGCCCGGTCTGGCCCACCCCGACCAAGCCCGGCCGGCACGCTCCCGGACTGGACCTGGTCCGCTACGCGGCGGCCTCCGGCACGGACCGGCCCTGGTTCGCCATCGGCGGCATCGACCTGGACAACCTGGACGAGGTGCTGGCGGCGGGCGCGACCCGCGTCGTCGTGGTCCGGGCCATCACTGCTGCCGAGGATCCGGGAGCAGCTGCGGCGGCTCTTCGTTCAAAGCTCTGA
- a CDS encoding Rv2175c family DNA-binding protein, translated as MSEIEAKIEALVPAWLHLPDIAEQWGVSILEVRDMVRAKQLITVRRGPNNTLQVPAAFIDETGPVKHLVGTLTVLRDCHFTDQEILEWMFTEDPTLPGSPIQALRENRGTEVKRRAQAELI; from the coding sequence GTGAGTGAGATCGAAGCGAAGATTGAAGCCCTTGTCCCCGCCTGGCTGCACCTGCCGGACATCGCCGAGCAGTGGGGCGTGTCCATCCTCGAGGTGCGCGACATGGTGCGCGCCAAGCAGCTGATCACCGTGCGGCGCGGGCCGAACAACACGCTCCAGGTGCCGGCCGCGTTCATCGACGAGACCGGCCCGGTGAAGCACCTGGTCGGCACCCTGACGGTGCTGCGGGACTGCCACTTCACCGACCAGGAGATCCTGGAGTGGATGTTCACCGAGGACCCGACCCTGCCCGGCAGCCCGATCCAGGCCCTGCGGGAGAACCGCGGCACCGAGGTCAAGCGCCGCGCCCAGGCGGAGCTGATCTGA
- a CDS encoding NAD(P)/FAD-dependent oxidoreductase: protein MAELTEAGRVVVVGAGLAGAQCALMLRQGGWRGSITLVGEERHAPYDRPPLSKDVLLGKRDTTTLDIDWAEYGVELLTGRRATGLTPGTLHTDGGDLPYEALVIATGSVAVPLPGAEGGHVLRTVEDALALRPRLVAGARIALVGAGWIGAETATVARQLGCEVTVVEAAPVPLAGALPVELGLRLAEWYGEAGVSLRCGAAVAAVEPGALLLADGSRVPADEVVVGIGARPATGWLSGGPVGLDQRGAVLVDEHLRTDLPGVWAAGDCVSYPSARAGRRLTVQHWDHALQSGRAAAASVLGAPEPYDPVPYFWSEQFGRMVQYAGRHAEADQVVERGGEDDAAWSVLWLRAGRLIGLLAVDRPRDLNQGRKLIGSGAELDAALAADPAVQLKACVR from the coding sequence GTGGCTGAGCTGACTGAAGCGGGACGGGTGGTCGTCGTCGGGGCCGGGCTGGCGGGGGCGCAGTGTGCGCTGATGCTCCGGCAGGGCGGCTGGCGGGGGTCGATCACGCTGGTGGGGGAGGAGCGGCACGCGCCGTACGACCGGCCGCCGCTCTCCAAGGACGTGCTGCTGGGCAAGCGGGACACCACCACCTTGGACATCGACTGGGCCGAGTACGGGGTCGAGCTGCTGACCGGCCGCCGGGCCACCGGGCTGACCCCCGGGACGCTGCACACCGACGGCGGCGACCTGCCGTACGAGGCGCTGGTGATCGCCACCGGCTCCGTCGCGGTGCCGCTGCCGGGCGCCGAGGGCGGCCACGTGCTCCGCACGGTGGAGGACGCCCTGGCGCTGCGCCCCCGGCTGGTGGCCGGGGCGCGGATCGCGCTGGTCGGCGCGGGCTGGATCGGGGCCGAGACCGCCACGGTGGCCCGGCAGCTGGGCTGCGAGGTGACGGTGGTGGAGGCCGCGCCGGTGCCGCTGGCCGGGGCGCTGCCCGTCGAGCTCGGGCTGCGGCTGGCCGAGTGGTACGGCGAGGCCGGGGTCTCGCTGCGCTGCGGGGCGGCGGTGGCCGCCGTGGAGCCGGGCGCGCTGCTGCTCGCCGACGGCAGCCGGGTGCCGGCCGACGAGGTGGTGGTGGGCATCGGCGCCCGCCCGGCCACCGGCTGGCTCTCGGGCGGCCCGGTCGGGCTGGACCAGCGGGGCGCGGTGCTGGTGGACGAGCACCTGCGCACCGACCTGCCCGGCGTCTGGGCGGCCGGCGACTGCGTCTCCTACCCCTCCGCCCGGGCCGGCCGGCGCCTCACCGTGCAGCACTGGGACCACGCGCTCCAATCCGGCCGGGCGGCGGCCGCCTCGGTGCTCGGGGCGCCGGAGCCCTACGACCCGGTGCCCTACTTCTGGTCCGAGCAGTTCGGACGGATGGTCCAGTACGCCGGGCGGCACGCGGAGGCCGACCAGGTGGTCGAGCGCGGCGGCGAGGACGACGCGGCCTGGTCCGTGCTCTGGCTGCGGGCCGGGCGACTGATCGGCCTGCTCGCGGTGGACCGGCCGCGCGACCTCAACCAGGGGCGCAAGCTGATCGGCAGCGGTGCCGAGCTGGACGCCGCGCTGGCAGCCGACCCGGCGGTGCAGCTCAAGGCCTGCGTGCGGTGA
- the thiO gene encoding glycine oxidase ThiO, whose product MAREESAPDVLVVGGGVIGLAVAWRAAQRGLAVTVLDPAPGGGAVQVAAGMLAPVTELQYNEEPLLRLGMASNERYAAFAAELTELTGLDTGYRATGTLAVALDADDREELRELHAFHGRLGLASEWLTGRECRKLEPMLAPGVRGGLHVAEDHQVDGRRLARALLAAGAAAGVRLHRAEAAELLVTGGRATGVRLADGSTLTAGQLVLAAGCRSHLLAGLPAGVLPPVRPVKGQVLRLRIPPAYAPFLSRNLRAVVRGQHIYLVPRADGELVIGATSEEQGFDTTVTAGGVYELLRDAHELVPGLTELPLVETGAGLRPGSPDNAPLLGPTALPGLTAATGHYRNGVLLTPVTADLIAEQLATGRTPELALPFSPARFSSPEAAR is encoded by the coding sequence GTGGCACGCGAAGAATCGGCACCGGACGTCCTGGTGGTCGGCGGCGGCGTCATCGGCCTGGCCGTGGCCTGGCGGGCGGCCCAGCGGGGCCTCGCCGTCACCGTGCTGGACCCGGCGCCGGGGGGCGGAGCCGTCCAGGTCGCGGCGGGCATGCTCGCCCCCGTCACCGAGCTCCAGTACAACGAGGAGCCGCTGCTCCGGCTCGGCATGGCCTCGAACGAGCGGTACGCGGCCTTCGCCGCCGAGCTCACCGAGCTCACCGGCCTGGACACCGGCTACCGGGCCACCGGCACGCTGGCCGTGGCGCTGGACGCGGACGACCGCGAGGAGCTGCGCGAGCTGCACGCCTTCCACGGGCGGCTCGGCCTCGCCTCCGAGTGGCTCACCGGCCGCGAGTGCCGCAAGTTGGAGCCCATGCTCGCCCCGGGCGTCCGCGGTGGCCTGCACGTGGCCGAGGACCACCAGGTGGACGGCCGCCGGCTGGCGCGGGCGCTGCTCGCGGCGGGCGCGGCGGCGGGGGTGCGCCTCCACCGGGCCGAGGCCGCCGAGCTGCTGGTCACCGGGGGCCGGGCCACCGGGGTCCGGCTGGCGGACGGGAGCACGCTGACGGCCGGTCAGCTGGTGCTGGCCGCCGGCTGCCGCAGCCACCTGCTGGCCGGGCTGCCCGCCGGGGTGCTGCCGCCGGTGCGGCCGGTGAAGGGGCAGGTGCTGCGGCTGCGGATCCCGCCCGCGTACGCGCCCTTCCTCTCCCGCAACCTCCGGGCCGTGGTGCGCGGGCAGCACATCTACCTGGTGCCGCGCGCGGACGGGGAGTTGGTGATCGGGGCGACCAGCGAGGAGCAGGGCTTCGACACCACCGTGACGGCCGGCGGGGTGTACGAGCTGCTGCGGGACGCGCACGAGCTCGTCCCGGGGCTGACCGAGCTGCCGCTGGTGGAGACCGGCGCGGGGCTGCGGCCCGGCTCGCCGGACAACGCCCCGCTGCTCGGCCCCACCGCCCTGCCCGGCCTGACCGCCGCCACCGGCCACTACCGCAACGGCGTGCTGCTCACGCCGGTGACGGCCGACCTGATCGCCGAACAGCTCGCCACCGGCCGCACGCCGGAGCTCGCCCTGCCCTTCTCCCCCGCCCGCTTCAGCTCCCCCGAGGCCGCCCGATGA
- the thiS gene encoding sulfur carrier protein ThiS has translation MTLTVNGEPREVAPATTLAEVVAALSKAPTGVAAALNETVVPRGAWPTTTLDAGDRVEILTAVQGG, from the coding sequence ATCACCCTGACCGTCAACGGCGAGCCCCGCGAGGTGGCCCCCGCGACCACCCTCGCCGAGGTGGTCGCCGCGCTGAGCAAGGCCCCGACCGGGGTGGCGGCGGCGCTCAACGAGACCGTGGTGCCGCGCGGCGCCTGGCCCACCACCACCCTCGACGCGGGCGACCGGGTCGAGATCCTCACCGCCGTCCAGGGAGGCTGA
- a CDS encoding thiazole synthase yields the protein MADDLFTIAGTSFTSRLIMGTGGAPSLEILEQALRASGTELTTVAMRRINAATQGSVLDVLARNSIRVLPNTAGCFTAGEAVLTARLAREALGTDWVKLEVIADERTLLPDPIELLDAAETLVDDGFTVLPYTNDDPVLARKLEDVGCAAIMPLGSPIGSGLGIRNPHNFQLIVENAGVPVVLDAGAGTASDVALAMELGCAAVMLASAVTRAQHPVLMAEAMRHATEAGRLAHRAGRIPKRFHAEASSTMAGRADLDHRERPAF from the coding sequence ATGGCCGACGACCTGTTCACCATCGCCGGCACGAGCTTCACCTCGCGCCTGATCATGGGGACCGGCGGCGCCCCGAGCCTGGAGATCCTGGAGCAGGCCCTGCGGGCCTCCGGCACCGAGCTGACCACGGTGGCGATGCGCCGGATCAACGCCGCCACCCAGGGCTCGGTGCTCGACGTGCTGGCCCGCAACTCGATCCGGGTGCTGCCCAACACGGCCGGCTGCTTCACCGCCGGGGAGGCCGTGCTGACCGCCCGGCTGGCCCGCGAGGCGCTCGGCACCGACTGGGTCAAGCTGGAGGTGATCGCCGACGAGCGCACCCTGCTGCCCGACCCGATCGAGCTGCTCGACGCCGCCGAGACGCTGGTGGACGACGGCTTCACCGTGCTCCCGTACACCAACGACGACCCGGTGCTGGCCCGCAAGCTGGAGGACGTGGGCTGCGCGGCGATCATGCCGCTGGGCTCCCCGATCGGCTCGGGCCTGGGCATCCGCAACCCGCACAACTTCCAGCTGATCGTGGAGAACGCAGGTGTCCCGGTGGTGCTGGACGCGGGCGCCGGCACCGCCTCCGACGTGGCGCTGGCGATGGAGCTGGGCTGCGCCGCCGTGATGCTGGCCTCGGCCGTGACCAGGGCCCAGCACCCGGTGCTGATGGCCGAGGCGATGCGGCACGCCACCGAGGCGGGCCGCCTGGCCCACCGGGCCGGGCGGATCCCCAAGCGCTTCCACGCCGAGGCCTCCTCCACCATGGCCGGCCGGGCCGACCTGGACCACCGCGAACGCCCGGCGTTCTGA